ATTTTACCGGACTGGGAAACTGTACTCATGTCTGTGAAAATGACGATAGCTTTGTCATATTTCTTAACTTTTTCTTGCGTCCTTAGTTTGCCATTACACAAATTTTCAGTCCGCCAAGTGGAAGAATAGCCAATAGTCAACAAGTGATGCACGATGGACAATAGACTATTAGGCTGATTTTATCTTCATGGCGATCGCAATAGTATCTTTAAATTTATCCTGATCTAAAGTGGTCAGGATAAAAACCTCTTGTACAGTCTTACCCTGACGCGCTATGACTTTATAACCACCTCGAATCGGTACAGATACACGCAGTTGCATTTTTGGACAATGGCCTTTAGCCCGCCCTAAAACACCTGGGGTGACAGTTTGA
The window above is part of the Nodularia spumigena CCY9414 genome. Proteins encoded here:
- a CDS encoding DUF2103 domain-containing protein gives rise to the protein MGKPAKDASGKDGRLVWNHSTHLSGLIPILERLCQQDGIQTVTPGVLGRAKGHCPKMQLRVSVPIRGGYKVIARQGKTVQEVFILTTLDQDKFKDTIAIAMKIKSA